Proteins encoded by one window of Macaca nemestrina isolate mMacNem1 unplaced genomic scaffold, mMacNem.hap1 Scaffold_564, whole genome shotgun sequence:
- the LOC139361526 gene encoding protein S100-A7, which yields MSNTQAETSIIGMIDMFHKYTRRDDKIDKPSLLTMMKENFPNFLSACDKKGIHYLTNVFERKDKNEDKKIDFSEFLSLLGDIATDYHKQSHGGAPCSGGNQ from the exons ATGAGCAACACTCAAGCTGAGACGTCCATAATAGGCATGATCGACATGTTTCACAAATACACCAGACGTGATGACAAGATTGACAAGCCAAGCCTGCTGACAATGATgaaagagaacttccccaacttccTCAGTGCCTGT GACAAAAAGGGCATACATTACCTGACCAATGTCTTTGAGAGAAAGGACAAGAATGAGGATAAGAAGATTGATTTTTCTGAGTTTCTGTCCTTGCTGGGAGACATAGCCACAGACTACCACAAGCAAAGCCACGGAGGGGCGCCCTGTTCCGGGGGAAACCAGTGA